From Myxocyprinus asiaticus isolate MX2 ecotype Aquarium Trade chromosome 25, UBuf_Myxa_2, whole genome shotgun sequence, one genomic window encodes:
- the znf292b gene encoding zinc finger protein 292b: MADEEAEQDRGERSDTSSALNALSTRLEDTLAALKNSQESPDESASQYCFEFCQTLVEYVNLWSIEEGPLSVLEVYIIALLSFSQACPYLSAQCEKVPVVLERLSLSCAELLISLPQNVPDALWDRFKSSVQIAHSLVQEKGISQLVILNTIAQEQGVWTNSTLQCILKNDTPPQEKVHEFLILEGPALLKMRVKHLIKESCIEQAALLAKACAEFSEFEDQGHFKQMYLVCLCTVAPQELVMEELSRVDCQDALEMICNLEADGDEKAAFTLCSGFLTRQILQEDSYCAWELTLFWGKLLKRLESSEQGFLDRCRQMSLLSKTVFHLLFFVKVVQSEMDKVGLSACIDLCIRALRMESCEGSTKATVCKTISCLLPTDLEVKRACQLTEFLLEPTVDSYYAVETLYNEPDQKLEEEDLPVPNSLRCELLLVLKTQWPFDPEFWDWKTLKRHCLGLMGEEASIVCSIDELNDGDPEGSEEGLFCEEFKDVTQRFLDATNELNEIADQKQKNREVKKLREKGFVSARFRNWQAYMQYCVLCDKEFLGHRIVRHAQTHLKDGYYTCPICVETFDARETLDPHVASHVKLSCKERLAAMKTTKKLANPKTAAPVIAALKAKSGENQVRKTKTKNNCNRGSIFNGNANDSECLDVNDGNEGNICPVHGCRKGFKYFRNLIAHVKDHGDNEEAKRFLEMQSTKVVCQYCRRQFVSVDHLNDHLQVHCGIKPYICIQLNCKASFDSNAELIVHKKDHPVFKAKCMFPGCGKIFHEAYKLYDHEAQHYQTFTCKAPDCGKVFHSYSELDLHAEGHVAKVEGQSTDGQSIQQTDLQPDHTNQVHQGSVQPGPLSVTQMNTNSTGSQMDRGMVIVKHSVENMLNSAFAMSAQGCVHPGTCKPDQQAQSPIHQHIPQTNDHLIQSAMGPHLSHLNQLRPEESLLDALMNDSDPMPSTSSYQSVLEDFLPVPTTDVLHGQLETADSGKTPSFNNNNDLFGQYNPNPLGQSQTQYPSLCSNTMTPSTQASHSATPLVSLGQVLPPISQTLPLQMTPLPTNGQISDNKSVQPVDGNSAVQVVKERHKCQFESCTRDYSSYRSVTKHMKAVHPEFYTLWKLAKKNKVAVQPTLRSVSMNGSLKSVVHPQDQLGPGVQTQNPLGQPSSYPTSCANPSFPSVPSHITAPTGHAHTNEMANILDPIVLSQLGNTNQTQMGVDHLWDPRNNSVLQQQTCNSPGSAQNIDGISSSHYTHLNIASSEGAPHGMSYTTLQPQNNPNRHPAPAQVDSICKLNDSTSDSLHSVTNLNPPQQVIGPNMMGAVNSVAEPNLGSTQMSVLPSYTDSSDPKESSVSPYSQQTSSLKSSVPKDASASSYPHQANNSSFSAITHTPCVVKLEPNPSVGPPLPNSGTSPSNMSSPASQNNTGNASSDGDKKKVKRSRRTKWPAIIKDGKFICCRCYREFPSSKSLGGHLSKRASCKPFDEADLTADLPSSFLDLLNSPHPTPSSYVDLETSVHLPNKGPLDPKLYPNVTFPQANSSTYTSNDKLTGGVFKPNPSNLSVSSGQEQQTVPNTCQGPYAQSRLSETSVIQHTGNVKKTPQASYSEMSNPLFNDPLLSQLLAEDHSTSTLYSCSLDHVSQILQAETLNKIKEIKEKTAIINASGLSNDGLLAAMESLAQNLVSEKSVKERLREQILAGDLHKKSNLPRGSSVDSSCSQMSVASPVTVDPQHPSNVIQSPPPSEQGPVGNTAGTSTEIVLQLGNVSPNEGLLHTQSSVSSTVSNATIITLDEVLEIQKALEKLDLDREINEETRTVDDPARNDRQPNKPESSDSSVEIPSFVKPFACDANGCTYRAMTKDAIFKHLFKLHNYTDDMLTQLKDQFNVAPFSCHKCSKAFTRNSNLKAHYQTVHNFSKEEIKMMKIKRHSNNRVLESDRGSTRPMPELPSPVKNALFSDVRQQQIDVPGVSVSMKEDKVKLSHCITPAFVQQSANMPEVRGLAVGIQTGTLQNHTPVQSSVIVSGYTSVSPRMDQQPNGWFSTKSSVSSQIHGFPLKELLPMPPFTPNPSTPVQVANESLDKNPKPAKPRVARPRESPKKTKDRKAETDDTFSPYRPYRCVHQGCVAAFTIQHNLILHYKAVHQSALPKFEDGNQDEQIEEEAEEQHRNEESEDKLEGDVKEVDEFRCQVKNCSCIFQSVPDLLQHYLQLHKLTLEKAGSMMCSINLGRFQCDQPECSETFTAFWKYISHVDQEHTGTAISQVEPVEGMFRCQVEGCECAYSTRSNLLRHTMKKHQDIYKRMLMNPRESKRGVKLGRPKKRHLDVIEKENRETNKKPVENEKSSKKPVENEKSSKKPVENEKSSKKPVENEKSSKKPVENEKSSKKSVQKTEKENQENNKKPVQKTEKDNRETNKKPVQKGEKENKETNKKPVQKGEKENKETNKKTVQKGEKENKETNKKTVQKGEKENEETNKKTVQKGEKENEETNKKTVQKGEKENRETNKKPVQKSEKENRETNKKLVQKGGLKKRREKKNNWTKYGKPILKTKEEASAMCTKRLQLQYACMIKGCETVTSSERNIMKHYLQHGLPKQYLEEQRSNFIYCKKIPRSRYKRIASRSDDTDKSEESSISETSDNEEFAEPGQSESEFSKPTSEKESTEDPDLSDCKPSTDTCSEISVVVKRKRGRPRKGEGKRAKSFGNKRTTRVRTARSCTVNYMDLNSESTSSSTTMNQEDISDQNTPLNSFKPMGFEVSFLQFLQESRTSQKRKAKVQLSGSSRKRTTAFHLKTATVVCKRSDVKMHSREVLQLVEFKNPQKLSTLSNVTFEVQKVFSDVYEVLLKQLHEMRPTVILQKDE; the protein is encoded by the exons ACTTTGGTGGAGTATGTCAATCTGTGGAGTATTGAGGAGGGGCCGTTATCAGTACTGGAGGTTTATATCATCGCCCTGCTGAGCTTTTCACAGGCGTGCCCGTACCTTTCTGCCCAGTGTGAAAAGGTGCCAGTTGTGCTTGAAAGGCTCTCACT GAGCTGTGCAGAGTTGCTGATTTCTCTGCCCCAGAATGTCCCAGATGCATTGTGGGACAGGTTTAAGTCATCTGTGCAG ATTGCTCATTCTCTGGTTCAGGAGAAGGGGATCTCCCAACTGGTAATACTCAACACCATTGCACAAGAGCAAGGCGTGTGGACTAATTCAACATTGCAGTGCATCCTCAAGAATGACACGCCACCCCAAGAGAAAG TTCATGAGTTTCTCATTCTGGAAGGACCAGCACTACTGAAGATGCGAGTGAAACACCTGATCAAAGAGAGTTGTATTGAGCAGGCTGCTTTACTTGCCAAGGCCTGTGCTGAATTCTCTGAGTTTGAAGACCAGGGACACTTTAAGCAGATGTACCTGGTGTGTTTGTGCACTGTTGCTCCACAGGAACTTGTAATGGAAGAG CTTTCAAGAGTGGACTGTCAAGATGCTTTAGAGATGATTTGTAACCTTGAGGCTGACGGTGATGAGAAAGCAGCCTTTACGTTGTGCTCTGGTTTTTTGACCCGTCAGATTCTGCAGGAGGATTCTTACTGTGCTTG GGAACTGACTCTGTTCTGGGGTAAACTGCTCAAGCGATTAGAATCTTCAGAGCAAGGATTTTTGGACAGATGCCGTCAGATGTCGCTTCTGTCTAAAACCGTGTTCCACCTACTCTTTTTCGTTAAAGTCGTCCAGTCAGAG ATGGATAAAGTTGGACTTTCTGCTTGCATTGACCTATGTATCCGAGCTCTCAGAATGGAATCGTGTGAAGGAAGCACTAAGGCCACTGTCTGCAAAACCATCTCTTGCCTCTTACCCACTGACTTGGAGGTCAAAAGAGCTTGCCAGCTGACAGAGTTTCTTCTGGAACCAACGGTAGACTCGTATTATGCGGTGGAAACTCTTTACAATGAACCGGACCAGAAGCTAGAAGAGGAAGATCTACCTGTACCGAACTCCCTGCGCTGTGAGCTGCTTTTAGTCCTCAAAACCCAGTGGCCTTTTGATCCTGAGTTCTGGGACTGGAAGACATTAAAGCGCCACTGTTTGGGTCTTATGGGGGAGGAAGCTTCAATTGTGTGTTCCATTGATGAACTGAATGATGGTGACCCTGAGGGATCAGAGGAAGGCTTATTTTGTGAGGAGTTTAAGGATGTCACACAACGGTTTCTGGATGCAACTAATGAACTAAATGAAATAGCAGACCAGAAGCAGAAAAACAGAGAGGTAAAGAAGTTGAGAGAAAAAGGGTTCGTTTCAGCTAGGTTTAGAAATTGGCAGGCTTACATGCAATACTGTGTTTTATGTGATAAAGAGTTTCTTGGTCACCGGATAGTGCGTCATGCACAGACTCACCTCAAAGATGGATACTATACGTGTCCAATATGTGTGGAGACCTTTGATGCAAGAGAGACTCTTGATCCACACGTTGCATCACATGTGAAGCTGTCTTGCAAAGAACGTCTCGCTGCAATGAAGACAACTAAGAAATTAGCCAACCCAAAAACTGCTGCTCCTGTCATAGCTGCCCTGAAAGCTAAAAGCGGTGAAAATCAAGTGCGTAAGACCAAGACAAAAAATAACTGCAATAGGGGctccatttttaatggaaatgcCAATGACTCTGAGTGTCTTGACGTCAACGATGGTAATGAAGGGAATATTTGCCCAGTTCATGGCTGcagaaaaggatttaaatatttccGTAATCTTATTGCCCATGTGAAGGATCATGGGGACAACGAAGAAGCAAAACGCTTCCTTGAAATGCAGAGCACAAAAGTAGTGTGCCAGTATTGTCGTCGCCAGTTTGTCAGCGTTGATCACCTAAATGATCACCTTCAGGTACACTGTGGCATCAAACCTTATATTTGCATACAGCTTAACTGCAAAGCCAGTTTTGACTCCAATGCTGAACTTATTGTACATAAGAAAGACCACCCAGTCTTCAAGGCTAAGTGTATGTTTCCTGGTTGTGGTAAGATTTTTCATGAAGCCTATAAACTGTATGACCATGAGGCACAGCATTACCAAACATTTACCTGCAAAGCACCAGACTGTGGTAAAGTGTTTCATTCTTATTCTGAGTTAGATCTCCATGCAGAGGGTCATGTTGCAAAAGTGGAAGGTCAGAGCACTGACGGCCAAAGTATTCAACAAACAGATCTTCAACCAGATCACACCAATCAAGTGCATCAGGGTTCTGTTCAGCCTGGCCCTCTCTCAGTCACCCAGATGAATACCAACAGCACAGGGTCTCAAATGGATCGTGGGATGGTGATAGTAAAGCATTCTGTTGAAAATATGCTAAATAGCGCTTTTGCAATGTCTGCTCAAGGTTGTGTGCATCCCGGAACATGTAAACCTGATCAACAAGCTCAAAGTCCCATCCATCAGCACATCCCTCAAACAAATGACCATCTGATTCAGTCAGCCATGGGCCCTCACCTGTCTCACTTAAATCAACTTAGACCAGAGGAATCTCTACTAGACGCCTTGATGAATGATTCAGATCCCATGCCCTCTACATCTTCATACCAGAGCGTATTGGAGGACTTTCTGCCTGTCCCAACAACAGATGTTTTGCATGGTCAGCTAGAGACCGCTGATTCAGGTAAAACTCCATCATTCAACAATAACAATGACTTATTTGGGCAATACAATCCTAATCCTTTAGGGCAGAGTCAAACACAATATCCAAGCCTGTGTAGTAACACCATGACGCCTTCAACACAGGCTTCCCACAGTGCAACACCACTTGTGTCTTTGGGTCAGGTGCTTCCACCGATTTCCCAGACCCTTCCATTACAAATGACTCCCTTGCCAACTAATGGACAAATATCGGATAATAAATCTGTGCAACCAGTAGATGGGAACAGCGCTGTTCAAGTGGTGAAGGAGAGACACAAATGTCAATTTGAATCATGTACTCGAGACTATAGCTCTTACAGAAGTGTTacaaagcacatgaaggcagttCATCCTGAATTTTACACATTGTGGAAGCTAGCAAAGAAGAACAAGGTGGCAGTCCAACCCACACTCAGATCTGTTTCTATGAACGGAAGCCTCAAATCAGTTGTACATCCACAAGACCAACTGGGCCCTGGTGTTCAAACACAGAATCCCCTTGGCCAGCCTTCTTCCTACCCAACAAGTTGTGCAAACCCCAGCTTTCCCTCTGTCCCCTCTCACATAACTGCTCCCACAGGACATGCCCATACCAATGAAATGGCCAATATATTGGATCCCATTGTGCTCTCTCAGCTTGGAAACACAAATCAAACTCAAATGGGAGTAGACCACTTGTGGGACCCCAGGAACAATTCAGTACTCCAACAACAGACATGTAATTCTCCAGGAAGTGCCCAAAATATTGACGGCATTTCTAGCAGTCATTACACTCACCTAAACATAGCTTCTAGTGAAGGTGCACCGCATGGAATGAGCTATACTACTCTACAACCACAGAATAATCCAAACAGGCACCCTGCACCAGCCCAAGTGGACAGtatttgcaaacttaatgattcCACAAGTGACAGTTTGCATTCAGTTACCAACTTAAACCCACCCCAACAAGTCATAGGTCCGAATATGATGGGAGCAGTTAACTCTGTAGCAGAGCCAAATTTGGGATCTACTCAAATGTCTGTGTTGCCCTCATACACTGATAGTTCAGATCCCAAAGAATCTTCTGTATCTCCTTACTCTCAACAAACAAGCAGTTTAAAAAGTTCAGTTCCCAAAGATGCATCTGCATCATCTTACCCTCACCAAGCAAACAACAGTTCTTTCTCTGCAATAACCCATACTCCGTGTGTGGTGAAGTTGGAGCCAAATCCAAGTGTAGGTCCACCACTTCCAAACAGTGGTACTTCCCCATCAAACATGAGTTCTCCAGCTTCTCAGAATAACACTGGAAATGCATCCAGTGATGGGGACAAGAAAAAGGTTAAAAGAAGCAGAAGAACAAAATGGCCTGCCATTATTAAAGATGGCAAGTTTATTTGCTGTAGGTGTTACAGAGAATTCCCAAGTTCCAAATCTCTTGGAGGACACTTGTCAAAGCGTGCTTCTTGCAAGCCATTTGATGAAGCTGACCTTACAGCAGACCTCCCAAGCTCGTTTCTTGATCTGCTTAACTCGCCCCATCCAACACCTTCCTCATATGTAGACCTGGAAACTTCAGTGCACCTGCCTAATAAAGGCCCTCTTGATCCAAAACTGTACCCTAATGTCACTTTTCCCCAGGCCAATAGCTCCACCTACACTAGCAATGATAAACTGACAGGGGGAGTGTTCAAGCCAAACCCATCAAATCTGTCCGTGAGCTCTGGACAAGAACAGCAGACTGTTCCAAACACTTGTCAAGGTCCATATGCTCAAAGCCGTCTTTCAGAAACTAGTGTTATACAGCACACTGGTAATGTCAAAAAAACGCCACAAGCAAGTTACTCTGAGATGTCCAACCCACTTTTTAATGATCCTCTTCTCTCTCAGTTGTTGGCAGAAGACCACTCTACATCCACCCTGTATAGTTGTTCCTTAGATCATGTCAGTCAAATTCTTCAAGCTgagactttaaataaaataaaagagataAAGGAAAAGACAGCCATCATCAATGCAAGTGGATTATCGAATGATGGACTTCTGGCAGCCATGGAAAGCCTTGCTCAAAATCTAGTATCTGAAAAGAGTGTCAAAGAAAGATTGCGTGAACAGATATTGGCTGGAGACCTTCACAAAAAAAGCAACTTGCCTCGTGGATCGAGTGTTGACAGTTCCTGCTCACAAATGTCTGTTGCAAGTCCTGTGACTGTTGATCCACAGCATCCTTCAAACGTGATACAGAGTCCACCTCCAAGTGAGCAGGGACCTGTTGGGAACACTGCTGGTACTTCAACAGAAATTGTTTTGCAATTGGGTAACGTCAGTCCAAATGAGGGCTTACTTCACACACAATCATCTGTGTCTTCTACCGTGAGCAATGCGACCATTATAACACTGGATGAAGTGTTGGAAATCCAAAAAGCTCTTGAGAAGCTTGACCTAGACAGAGAAATCAATGAAGAGACCAGAACTGTAGATGATCCTGCAAGGAACGATAGACAACCTAATAAGCCAGAGTCCAGTGATTCATCCGTTGAGATACCAAGCTTTGTGAAACCATTTGCATGTGATGCAAATGGTTGTACTTACAGGGCAATGACAAAAGATGCTATCTTTAAACACCTTTTCAAACTGCACAATTACACAGATGACATGCTTACTCAATTGAAAGATCAGTTTAATGTTGCCCCTTTCAGCTGTCACAAATGTTCCAAGGCGTTCACTCGCAACTCCAACCTCAAAGCCCATTATCAAACAGTGCATAATTTTTCAAAGGAAGAAATAAAGATGATGAAAATTAAACGTCATTCCAATAACAGGGTCCTAGAGAGTGACAGAGGAAGTACTCGTCCAATGCCAGAATTACCCAGTCCAGTCAAAAACGCATTGTTTTCGGATGTACGTCAACAGCAGATAGATGTGCCTGGTGTATCAGTGTCCATGAAAGAGGATAAAGTAAAACTATCACATTGCATTACTCCAGCATTTGTCCAGCAATCTGCTAATATGCCTGAAGTTAGAGGTCTTGCAGTGGGAATACAGACAGGaactttgcaaaatcatacacctGTTCAGTCTTCTGTCATTGTATCTGGCTATACTTCAGTATCTCCAAGAATGGATCAGCAGCCAAATGGATGGTTTTCCACAAAGTCCTCTGTTTCTAGTCAGATCCATGGGTTCCCACTAAAAGAGCTTCTGCCCATGCCTCCTTTCACCCCAAATCCATCAACACCAGTACAGGTAGCAAATGAGTCATTGGATAAAAATCCTAAACCTGCCAAGCCCAGAGTGGCAAGGCCAAGAGAGTCTCCCAAAAAAACTAAAGATAGAAAAGCAGAGACAGATGATACTTTTAGTCCTTACAGACCTTATCGTTGTGTTCACCAGGGCTGTGTTGCAGCTTTCACAATTCAACACAATTTGATCCTACATTACAAAGCTGTGCATCAGTCTGCTTTGCCTAAATTTGAGGACGGCAATCAAGATGAACAGATTGAAGAGGAAGCAGAGGAACAGCATAGAAATGAGGAGAGTGAAGACAAGCTGGAGGGTGACGTCAAGGAGGTGGATGAGTTCAGGTGTCAAGTCAAAAACTGCTCTTGTATTTTCCAGTCTGTTCCAGACTTGCTCCAGCACTATCTTCAGCTACACAAATTAACCCTTGAGAAAGCAGGTTCAATGATGTGCAGCATCAACTTGGGCAGGTTTCAGTGTGACCAGCCAGAGTGCTCTGAAACTTTCACAGCTTTCTGGAAGTATATCAGCCATGTTGATCAAGAGCATACAGGTACAGCAATCTCTCAAGTTGAGCCTGTGGAGGGGATGTTCAGATGTCAGGTGGAGGGATGCGAATGTGCTTACAGCACACGGTCAAATTTACTGCGGCACACCATGAAGAAACACCAAGACATTTACAAACGTATGCTCATGAACCCACGAGAAAGCAAGAGGGGGGTTAAACTTGGTAGGCCCAAGAAGCGTCATCTTGACGTCATTGAGAAAGAAAACAGAGAGACTAACAAGAAACCAGTTGAAAATGAAAAGAGCAGCAAGAAACCAGTTGAAAATGAAAAGAGCAGCAAGAAACCAGTTGAAAATGAAAAGAGCAGCAAGAAACCAGTTGAAAATGAAAAGAGCAGTAAGAAACCTGTTGAAAATGAAAAGAGCAGCAAGAAATCAGTtcaaaagacagagaaagaaaatcAAGAGAATAACAAGAAACCAGTTcaaaagacagagaaagacaatAGAGAGACTAACAAGAAACCAGTTCAAAAGGgtgagaaagaaaataaagagaCTAACAAGAAACCAGTTCAAAAGGgtgagaaagaaaataaagagaCTAACAAGAAAACGGTTCAAAAGGgtgagaaagaaaataaagagaCTAACAAGAAAACGGTTCAAAAGGGTGAGAAAGAAAATGAAGAGACTAACAAGAAAACGGTTCAAAAGGGTGAGAAAGAAAATGAAGAGACTAACAAAAAAACGGTTCAAAAGGGTGAGAAAGAAAACAGAGAAACTAACAAAAAACCAGTTCAAAAGAGTGAGAAAGAAAATAGAGAGACAAACAAGAAACTAGTTCAGAAGGGAGGtcttaaaaaaagaagagaaaagaaaaacaactggACAAAATATGGAAAGCCCATTTTGAAAACCAAGGAAGAAGCATCTGCGATGTGCACCAAGCGATTACAACTGCAGTATGCTTGTATGATAAAAGGTTGCGAAACAGTGACCAGTTCTGAACGAAATATAATGAAACATTATCTCCAACATGGCCTCCCAAAACAGTACCTGGAGGAACAGAGAAGtaattttatatactgtaaaaagatACCCCGATCCAGATATAAACGTATTGCTTCCAGAAGTGATGACACTGATAAATCGGAGGAAAGTTCCATTTCGGAGACATCTGACAATGAGGAATTCGCTGAACCCGGGCAGAGCGAATCAGAGTTCTCGAAGCCCACATCTGAGAAAGAAAGCACAGAAGATCCAGATCTGTCAGATTGTAAACCCTCAACAGACACATGTTCAGAGATATCGGTAGTGGTTAAACGGAAAAGAGGACGTCCACGCAAGGGTGAAGGTAAAAGGGCCAAATCATTTGGAAATAAAAGAACAACAAGAGTGAGGACTGCAAGGAGCTGCACAGTCAACTATATGGATTTAAACTCAGAATCCACTTCCTCTAGCACTACCATGAACCAGGAGGATATCTCTGATCAAAATACACCATTGAATTCGTTCAAGCCCATGGGATTTGAGGTGTCCTTTCTTCAGTTTCTTCAGGAATCAAGGACATCCcagaaaagaaaagcaaaagtACAGTTGAGTGGAAGTTCACGCAAACGAACAACTGCTTTCCACTTAAAGACTGCGACAGTAGTGTGCAAAAGATCTGATGTAAAAATGCATTCGAGAGAGGTCCTGCAACTTGTTGAATTTAAAAATCCCCAAAAGTTGTCCACGCTTAGCAATGTCACATTTGAGGTGCAAAAAGTTTTTTCTGATGTCTACGAAGTTCTTCTCAAGCAGCTTCATGAAATGCGACCCACGGTGATCCTGCAAAAAGACGAGTAA